The window ttgtgcatcatctttagaagaggcttccttctgggacgacagccaggcagaccaatttgatgcagtgtgcggcatatggtctgagcactgacaggttgacccccccaccccttcaatctctgcagcaatgctggcagtactcatacgtctatttcccaaacacaacctctggatatgacgctgagcacgtgcactcaacttctttggtcgaccatggcgaggcctgttctgagtggaacctgtcctgttaaaccgctgtatggtcttggccaccgtgctgcagctcagtgtcagggtcttggcaatcttcttacagcctaggccatctttatgtagagcaacaattctttttttcagatcctcagagagttttttgccatgaggtgccatgttgaacttccagtgaccagtatgagggagtgtgagagcgatgacaccaaatttaacacacctgctccccattcacacctgagaccttgtaacactaacaagtcacatgacaccggggagggaaaatggctaattgggcccaatttgtacattttcacttaggggtgtactcacttttgttgccagcggtttagacattaacggctgtgtgttgagttattttgaggggacagcacatttacactgttacacaagctgtacactcactactttacattgtagcaaagtgtcatttcttcagtgttgtcacatcgaaagatataatcaaatatttacaaaaatgttaggggtgtactcacttttgtgagatactgtaaatataaaaattcataataataataaaaataaaacaattaaatcaCAACATCTACAACACATCAGAAAAGCATATTATGACAGTTCATCAggatatttatattatactttCACACTGTCCAGCTTTATCCAATGAGCATCACTCACCTCTGAATCCAcgacctcctcctcctcctcctcctcctcttcctcctctgaaccctcctcctcttcctcccctgAACCCTCCTCCTCTACCTCCACCGAATCCACCGCCGcgaccaccaccacctcctcggCCCCCTCGGAACccacctacacaaacacacacacggtcatcatccattcacacactcctgcaTCATTTCACAGTTctcaatatttacatattcccATTGGatctttgcgtgtgtgtgtgtgtgtgttcatacctcctcgtcctcctcctcctctgcctcctCGAGGGGGTCCTTTCTCACCCGGTGGTCTCGGGAGGAACCTCTGGAGGGGCAAAAGCTTCGCCGGGTCGACGTAGAACTGAAATTCAAACGTTCCGAGAAATTAAAGCAGAAAATCGAAACATCGGCTACCCATTTTTATatgaagagtgccaataattctgaagctGAATGTACATAATCCTAATTTATTCCCCAATATAGATGTCACTATAAGCCTttatactatatacactatatacctTTATATAAgcctatatatttgtatttaggTCATTGATAATGGTTTTattgtatgaaaataaataaaaactgagtAGGAGAACAAGAATAATTGTAGAAACAGCGTATTCTTGGTTCGGCAGTCTAGAATCGGCTGCAACGTCCAGAGAAACACTTCTATAATACATGGTGACGATAAATAAAGTGTAAGAAATCCACAAGTCAGGCTCTCAGAAAACCCGAACACGCACCTTCTGTAATTTCTTGAACGACGACGCCTTCATGTTTTCGGACAGCTTGACTGAAAAATACTGCAGTGATAATTAAGGACCACGCCGTGTGAAGCGTTAAGAGAAACATCGCAGACGCTACAGGAACCTTTTTCCACGAGCTTTACAAGCTCAGGTGCAGACTAATGAGAAATTGTGAGTGAGAAATCGAAAAATAAAGGATACGAAGTCTCTGAGCTGGCCGAAGATCTCGTCGACTTTGCCGATCTGCTCCTTGTTCTCCAGGTACACGGGGGCGTTGAAGTAGGGCACTTTGTTTTCCTCcgtcacacacttacacacaatgTCGTCTTCACACGGGTGCATGAACTCCCCCAGtgctacagacacacacacatttatacacctaGATCACAAACTATGCAAGTTATCCACCGAGTGATCTTTGTTCTACAGAGTGAGTACTGTGTGTTATTGCTGCATCAACCAAGCACACAAGATCTAATTGCCTGGACAGGAAATCTGGGATATGAAACCACAACGTCCGTACCAACAACATACTCCGGAGGACCATAATCCTGCTGTCTGTTAAATCCTCCTCTAccacctcctcttcctccaaaccctcctcttcctccaaatcctcctcttcctcctctaccgaatcctcctcctcctcctcggcctcctctccctcctcctcctcgaaAAGACATCTTCAAGCAAAAGATCTGACCAACAGAGataagaagaaagagaaaatgaaggGGTTTTGTGCCCAGATGTTGTCCTGACACACCTGAGCAGGTCCATTGGAGATACTAACATGTAGTTAATCAGTAACAACACATAAAATACAGGCAAAAATATTCAGATAATAATCAAACGAGCcgaatatacacatatacacacaaatatatcagaaagaaaagaaaggatgcATAACAACATCACCAGGCAACCTCATGCTGGTCAGTTAGCATTGCCTGCTAGCATTTTACAACAACTTCACTTATGTGGACATATTCCTAAAACGTTAACGCACTCGATCGAGAGCCGAAATAAACGAGATAAATTCGAAAACACTGAAAATCTTTTCATGCAAACCTAATAAATAAACgttttcttgttcttttggAATTCCGTACACGGCGTTCAGTTTACACGCTGCTGGAGAACCCACGCGGCCACCGGTGCCGGAAATGAGATGCTGTCGTAAAACGAAGCAGCTGCAGCAAGTCAGCTTGGTTGGTGTCGTAAAGCAAacgtcttttcttttctttcctttctttctttgcaacAAGTTATGGTTATCCAGGGTGTTATAACAGTCACATGAGTAGTAAACATAAGCATATTGCATGAAAGTGTTTAACAAAATGAGTATGTAACAAACCACAAACAATAACAAGAAGACAACAATAACATACAAATTACCTAGGGATATATATAAGGGAATATTACGGAAATCAAGGTACACTGTGTGTTTGCGACGATTATACCATCTATTTCTTTTTGCTGAGGATGGAGGATGATTAAAATATGTATTGGGGAAAATGTTGCTCTAAAGCACAGGTTCCCAAACCTGGTCGTGGGTTGTATATTAATTATaccattataattatatatggtattatatttatatatggtatataatataccattataattatataatgggTTCCCAAACCTGGTCGTGGGTTGTATATTAATACACTATAGAgtaaaaagtttgtggacacctgaagaTTGTCAGCCTTCCATAAACGggtaccacaaagttggaagcacaaaatTGTCTCGGATATCTTTgtttacaatttctcttcactggaactaagaggcccaaacttgttccagcatgacaatgctcctgtgcacaaagcgagctccatgaagacatggcatGTCAAGGATGGAAGAAGGTAggagaactcgagtgtcctgcacagagccctgactgaacagctttgggatgaactggaactggagcctcgcACAgttctagtggaaagccttccaagaagagtggagcttaatATAACAGCAACGGGGGTGCCAATTTCATATTAATGCCAATGGTTTTGGAATATAGTTTATGttcttttgggatgaactggaacactaaCTGCACCCCAAACCTCCTTGACTAACATCAGTTGAAATTTAGCTTTGTAGCTAATTCTGGGGCAGTCATGGACTGTCCATTGTCCCTGTCTAATAAActactaaataaaaatgaataaatagttCCTGACCTCATCTCACTGATgctgtagctgaatgaacacaaatccccacagcaacaccccaaaatctagtgcaaagtCTTCCCATAAGAGTGGAATAAGTTAAATGTTAATGCCTGTTGTTTTACATTGGGATGTTCAATACTTAAGCATCTgcatacttttgtccatatagtgtatatggtatattattattctgtacatcctgcacattttagtgtttcccctgctctaacacactcaCTTCAACTAGTCAGGTAATAATTACCAGCACTTCCTGAGCTAAAGTGGGTGTGTTACAGGAAGAAAACATCCATGTGAAGAAAAGACGGTTCTCTAGGCTCAGGGTTGAGAACCTGTGACATACAGAGAAATGAGGATTCCAGTTCTACATCGTAATATCTAGTATATCATTCtttagtagaaaaaaaaaaggaatgcaaTAAAAATAACTTGAGATGTATGGAGAAAACTACAATGAGTTCCCTCATCCATTCAACTTCACAATGCTCAATGAGATGAAGTTTGCAAGTTAAAGATGGAGGACATTCCTACGCTGATCATGCATCAGGCCTGACTGTTAGAAGAACCAGGAGGGGGCAGTAAATATCCATGCCACCGCAAAGCTTACCGTGAATGTTTAATTTTCTTATTCTCAGGGTGGAAGCAGCTGCTCGAGCTGCATTTGGATTCTGATCAGGGGACGCTCGGATCTGCGGGGTCTGCACGTGGGGGAGGCCGTATCTGTAAATAGCAGCCGagtttcttcctcttcctctgatcttcctcttcttctactactgcttctctatttttttttctccagctttCCCTTAACGCCTCTGGCAACTGTCAGAATAGTGCGTGGGAACATGAGAGCAGGAGTGTGTagagcacatacacacaaaagtacagagagagagagagaaagagagagagagagagagagagagacaggtcgAGAGACTTGAACTCACAGTGTAGTAGCAGTGCCTGCTCCAGGTTATTACCCCATATTGTATATCCTGCACCACTGATACCTTCATATGCCTTTATTGTTCCCCTTCAGCCTTTTAGAGGATAAATTCACACTCCATGACTAAGGCTAAATAGAGTTCACTAAATCCTAGCTGTGGAAGTCGGACTCAAAATATCGCTCCCTTTGGAGGAAAGTTGTAGGCTGTGGGTGGCCTGCTGTTTACTGATTACTCTGAGACAGCTCCAgccttccaaaaaaaataaaaaaaagtaaaagtaaaagtaaagccAGTAAAATTGGATTAAAATAGATTAGATACACACGTGAAGTGCTCTGTTCTGGCACAGCATTTTCTATGGAGGATCAATATGTGTAAAAAGAATTATATTGATGCTcattaaaaatttttatatatatatgggcgcacggtggcttagtggttagcacgttcgcctcatacctccagggttgggggttcgattcccaccgtggccctgtgtgtgtggagtttgcatgttctccctgtgctgtgggggtttcctccgggtactctggtttcctcccccagtccaaagacatgcatggtaggctgattggtgtgtctaaagtgtctgtagtgtatgaatgggtgtgtgagtgtgattgtgccctgtggccagggtgtaccccgccttgtgccccatgctccctggaacagtctccaggtttccctgtgaccctgaaaaggagaaagcggttgaagatggatatatatatatatatatatatatatatataggccatATGAAGTGCTTTGCtcatcctgtttctctggaaacctTGTTTACTACATGGCaataggttatttatttatttatttaggtatGATTTAATACAGTTTACCTAGGCTATAATTGGcagttaaacattttaaaccagTGTGTCATACATTTAGTTAATTAGGTTAGATTCTAAACGACTTATTCGGGATAAATTTGAGCGCAGTTAATTCTAGTTCATTGTAGCTTAGTTATTCAGGTTACATAGGACTGGGTCATATCAGAGTCTTCACTATATCTACAGTATGTACTGCCAGGCGGAGCTGAGGAGCTGAGTTAAGGAGTTCCATTGTGTGGAAACACGGTGATACTGTGACTCCTAATTTTACTAGGATGTGAAAAATTTAAAATCATAAGACTATTAAACGTGGAAAATTACAAACGGAGCTTTGAAAAAGGCACGTTGGAGATTCACGATCAGTGTCCCATATGAAGCACTGAAAATGACGATAATTGGTGTGTATGATGTAAAGCATTGGGTCAGTGTGTATCATCCTCATGCTTTACTTCTCCAGGTAATGAGTCCCGATTATTTACCAGCGTTCCAGTCAGAGCCGTGTGATTGCGGAGCCGCTCCTACATCGCACCACATCGATTTCTGTGTTCACTAATCCATGATTGTCACAACAGTCAGTCAGATTAGGGCTAAAAGAGGCAGCATGGCCTCTGAGAATGCTAATGGGGGGGGAGGCCCGTTAATTGCTGCTGACTGCTGAAAGTAAATGAATTATCGATTGGGCTCTAACGCTCTCTATTCTGTACTTCCACTGTGTTACAAATTTGTATAGCCTTAAAAATTCCCCCGCTGGTGTAAGTACATTTCCTCTGTCACGTAATTACAATCAcccctcaaaacacacacacacacacacacacacacacacacacgctaaggAGCTCATTAGCCAGAAAAGTCctgtttatttgcttgttttctGCCTGCATGAGAAATGAGGATGTTTGTAATGCACTACATAGTGAACTAAAAGTCTTCATAGtatatgtactgtactatatagAGAGGTTAAagcttaaatattagatctagtgcactatatagagagcttaaagcttaaatattagatctagtgcactatatagagAGCTTAAACcttaaatattagatctagtgcactatatagggagcttaaagcttaaatattagatctagtGCACGATATAGAGAGCTTAAagcttaaatattagatctagtgcactatatagagagcttaaagcttaaatattagatctagtGCACGATATATGGAGCTTAAagcttaaatattagatctagtgcactatatagggaGCTTAAACcttaaatattagatctagtgcactatatagggagcttaaagcttaaatattagatctagtGCACGATATAGAGAGCTTAAagcttaaatattagatctagtGCACGATATAGAGAGCTTAAagcttaaatattagatctagtgcactatatatggagcttaaagcttaaatattagatctagtGCACGATATAGAGAGCTTAAAGCTTAAATAGTagatctagtgcactatatagagaacttaaagcttaaatattagatctagtGCACGATATAGAGAGCTTAAagcttaaatattagatctagAGCACTAAATATGGAGCTTAAACCTTGAATATTAGATCTAGAGCACTATATAGGGAGCTTAAagcttaaatattagatctagtgcactatatgggGAGCTTAAATCTTAAATAGTagatctagtgcactatatagggagcttaaagcttaaatattagatctagAGCACTAAATATGGAGCTTAAACcttaaatattagatctagAGCACTATATAGGGAGCTTAAagcttaaatattagatctagtgcactatatggggagcttaaagcttaaatattagatctagtgcactatatagagagcttaaagcttaaatattagatctagtgcactatatagggagcttaaatcttaaatattagatctagtGCACGATATATGGAGCTTAAagcttaaatattagatctagAGCACT is drawn from Ictalurus furcatus strain D&B chromosome 8, Billie_1.0, whole genome shotgun sequence and contains these coding sequences:
- the gar1 gene encoding H/ACA ribonucleoprotein complex subunit 1 — its product is MSFRGGGGRGGRGGGGGFGRGGRGGFGGRGGFGGRGGGRGGFNRQQDYGPPEYVVALGEFMHPCEDDIVCKCVTEENKVPYFNAPVYLENKEQIGKVDEIFGQLRDFYFSVKLSENMKASSFKKLQKFYVDPAKLLPLQRFLPRPPGEKGPPRGGRGGGGRGGGFRGGRGGGGGRGGGFGGGRGGGFRGGRGGGFRGGRGGGGGGGGRGFRGGR